TTTCTTCCGTTTCCACGTCATCCAATGTTTCTCCCTCAGAGCGCGCGACATAGACTGCGCATGCAGCATCTCCGGTGATGTTCACTGCAGTTCTGCACATATCAAGGAGACGGTCGACCCCTAGGACTAGAGCGATCGCTTCCACCGGAAGGCCTACCGATGTCAATACCATCGACAGCATGATCAATCCCACTCCAGGAACACCAGCTGTTCCGATACTAGCCAATGTAGCTGTCAATATGACAGTCAATAGTTGGCCAGCCTCTGGGTGCGGCAATCAATATGGACGGCACCGCTATAATGCCAGGAGTTGCGACAATTTTTATCGCCCAGGTTTATGGAGCCGAACTTAGCCTGTTAGACAAGCTTGATCAATCCGGCTTTCTCGCCGACTCTAGCGATGCCAAAGCCAATGATGATCGAGAATGCGACTACCTGCAGCATGGAACCTTCGACCATCGCTCCAAGCGGGTTGGCAAGAATAATGTTCAATAAAGTCTCGATGACAGGAGGGGCCTCTGCGGCTTCGAAGCTTTCAATATATTTTATGATATTTTAAAAATTGTGGTATAAGATAGGGAGTAAAGTAACTATGGTATGATTTTAACTTTTATTCCAAAGGCAGTGATTTATAGTGAATGCTAAAGATAAATGGAATCGAAAATACATGGAAAGATTGATGAACGAGCATCCCCCAGAGCCAAATGGAAGGTTGTTAAAAATGGCTGCGTATTTGCACGGTAAGACAGCTATTGACTTTGCCTCTGGTCTTGGCGGCAATAGCTTTTATCTGGCAGAACTGGGGTATAACATGACAGCTATCGATATTTCTGACGTGGCTGTTCAGTATGTAAAAGAGCAGGCAGCCAAGCGAGGCTTGAATATTACGGCGAATGTAGTCGATTTTACGGATGAAAGATCCTGCTTAACCAGCCGTACATACGATTTAGCGATAATGACCTACTATCTGGACCGTTCTTTATTCCCCTTGATCAAAGATGTGGTCAATGATAATGGATATTTATTCTTCGAAACTTTTTACAAACATAAAGGTGCCGAAAACGGGCATGTTTCGAGTCAATATAAGCTGGAATCGAATGAGTTGCTGAAAGAATTCGGAGATTGGAAGATTCTTTTTTTTGAGGAGAATGAGCTGGAAGGACGGCAGACAATATTTTGCCAGAAAACGAATAGGATAAATCCTACTCTAAAATAAAGAAGAGGGTGTCCCAAAAGTATAAACTTTTGGGCACCCTCTTTATTTTTGAGACTACTTGTAAAAATGGTCCGTTGATTTCCGTTCCAGGCGCTTCGCTTTCCGCGGGGCTGGCGCTGAGCCTCCTCATCGCTTCGCTCTTGCGGGGTCTCACCTGACCAGCTGCGCCCGCAGGAGTCTACGCGCCTTCCACTCCAATCAACTCAGGTTTCTAAATTCATTTTTTGTGCAAAAAAATACAAGAAAAACCTCTTTTGTTATAATTAAGTCACCACAACCAACTATACAAAAGGAGAGATTTTCTTGTATAAAAATTATAACACAAACCAATTGACCCTTCCAATGGACATTCAAGTTTTGATTCCTCAACAGCACCTTGTTCGATTGATTGATTTTGCCGTCGACCAGATGAACCCCAATATCTTTCTCTCTCTTTATCCTGGTGGAGGACGGCCGCCTTACCATCCTCAAATGATGTTAAAAGTCATTCTTTATGCATATGCCAACCGTATTTATTCCTCTCGACAAATCGCGAAACAGCTAACAGAGAATATTATGTTCATGTGGCTCTCCGGCGAACAGAAGCCTGATTTTCGTACCATCAACCGTTTCCGTTCCGAACGCATGAAAGATGTCATCTATGAGACGTTCTTTTCCATAGTCGACCTCCTTCGGGAGGAAGGACTTGTGAAGCTAGAAGACTATTTCCTGGATGGGACCAAATTGGAGGCAAACGCCAACAAGTATACTTTTGTTTGGAAGAAGTCCACTGAAAAATACGATAAAAAGTTGGACGAGAAATTCCGCCAGATTGTCTTTGGGATTGAACAAATCACCAAAGAAGATGAAGAAGCAGAAAGGGAACAAGATTTTCAGGAAAAGCTCGAAGAGACACCCATCTCTTCTGCAAAAATTGAAGAAACCATTAAAAAGCTGGAAGAGAGACTGGAACAGGATCCAAAAAACAAACCTTTAAAGAAGGCAAAGCGCCAACTGGAAAAAGACCTTCTACCTCGAAAGCAGAAGTATGAACTTCAGAAACAGACTTTTGGAGAGAGAAACAGCTTTTCTAAGACGGATACCGATGCCACTTTTATGCGAATGAAAGAGGACCACATGATGAACGGGCAGTTAAAGCCTGGATATAATGTTCAGATTGGAACAGAAAATCAGTTCATCACCAACTTCAGCCTCCATCAACGGGCTGGAGATCCTGGATGCATGATTCCCCATCTTGAACTTTTGGAAAAACATAACCGCCCGAAGCCAAAGGCCGTTATTGCCGACTCTGGTTATGGAAGCGAAGAGAACTATGCACATTGTGAAGAACAGGAAATAGAAGCGTACATTAAATACAATACTTTTGACAAGGAACAGACAAAGGCATGGAAGGAACAAATTGGCCGAGTTGAAAATATGGAGTATGACGAAGAGCTAGATGAATGGATTTGTGCAAACGGAAAACGCCTGGTTTTCCAGTATGAGAGTCAAAGAAAGTCCGACAACGGTTACGATTCCGTGAAGCGCACGTACCGCTGTACCGATTGTATGAACTGTCCATTCCAAACAACCTGTGCCAAAGACAAAGATACAAAGACCGTACAGGTCTCAGTGAAAAACCAACAACAACGAAAAGAAGTTCGGGAACGATTGGCTGCGGAAGAAGGAAGCCAAAGATACAGGCAGAGAAAAATAGATGTCGAGCCAGTATTTGGGCAGATTAAACACAATCGAGGGTTTAAAAGATTTGGGTTAAGAGGCCTCTTCAAAAATACCACGGATTGGGGTCTTATTTGCGCTGCACACAATCTTTTGAAGTGGGCAGCCAACAAGGAAAGCGAACAAAAATTAGGGTAACTAAGGGGAGGAATATCCCTCTTTCCCTTATAAATCCATCAAATCCAAACCCATAAATTGGATAAAAAGTAAAAGAGGCGACTCTCAGGTCGAATTTATTCAACCTTTTGAGTCAGCCTCTTTAAACAAGTTATCTTTATATAGTTTGCGCTATCATTTTCCGTTCGAATTTCAAAGCTACAAACAGAAAGGAAAAGGCGGCAATCATCCGGAATAATGAGATTAAATTCATAGCGGCATTCATCCCAAATCCATTAAGGAGCAGGACACCCATCTGTGGCGCAATAAACCCGACAATCGATAGCAGAAAGTTATAATTGGCAATATAATTCGTTCGGTCAGTCTCAGGGGAAGCCTTAAGGAGCTGGTTGAATAACAGCAAGTTGCTTCCAGAGACAAACAAGCCAATCCATAGATTGATCAATGTCAGGTAAACTAGATTCGTTGAAAGCATCGTTAAAGCAGGAGCAGTAGCCATACCTGCTGCTGCAATAAATAAAACAAAACTGTTTCCCCGTCGGTCTGCAGCATTCGCCCACCACTTTATACTGATGATTTGCGCCAGCTGGTTTGTAACGGAAAATAGGCTAAGCCACAATGCAGTGGCATTTGCCTCTTTGATCTGGTAAATACTGAATAGGGACCAAGCCATCTGCGAGGAAAAACCGAACAATAAGGCAGTA
The window above is part of the Mesobacillus jeotgali genome. Proteins encoded here:
- a CDS encoding cation:dicarboxylate symporter family transporter → MNIILANPLGAMVEGSMLQVVAFSIIIGFGIARVGEKAGLIKLV
- a CDS encoding methyltransferase domain-containing protein; translation: MNAKDKWNRKYMERLMNEHPPEPNGRLLKMAAYLHGKTAIDFASGLGGNSFYLAELGYNMTAIDISDVAVQYVKEQAAKRGLNITANVVDFTDERSCLTSRTYDLAIMTYYLDRSLFPLIKDVVNDNGYLFFETFYKHKGAENGHVSSQYKLESNELLKEFGDWKILFFEENELEGRQTIFCQKTNRINPTLK
- a CDS encoding IS1182 family transposase, with the protein product MYKNYNTNQLTLPMDIQVLIPQQHLVRLIDFAVDQMNPNIFLSLYPGGGRPPYHPQMMLKVILYAYANRIYSSRQIAKQLTENIMFMWLSGEQKPDFRTINRFRSERMKDVIYETFFSIVDLLREEGLVKLEDYFLDGTKLEANANKYTFVWKKSTEKYDKKLDEKFRQIVFGIEQITKEDEEAEREQDFQEKLEETPISSAKIEETIKKLEERLEQDPKNKPLKKAKRQLEKDLLPRKQKYELQKQTFGERNSFSKTDTDATFMRMKEDHMMNGQLKPGYNVQIGTENQFITNFSLHQRAGDPGCMIPHLELLEKHNRPKPKAVIADSGYGSEENYAHCEEQEIEAYIKYNTFDKEQTKAWKEQIGRVENMEYDEELDEWICANGKRLVFQYESQRKSDNGYDSVKRTYRCTDCMNCPFQTTCAKDKDTKTVQVSVKNQQQRKEVRERLAAEEGSQRYRQRKIDVEPVFGQIKHNRGFKRFGLRGLFKNTTDWGLICAAHNLLKWAANKESEQKLG